A segment of the Bartonella henselae str. Houston-1 genome:
TATTGAAACCTCACTATAGAACAATAAAAAAACATAAAATACCCCATAAAAATGCGATTTTCATACTTCTTTAAGGGTTCGCTAACTCCTCATTAATATTGTTGCTCTAAACAGTCATCATAAACAGAAAAAACTGTTTTTCTCCGGATCAGGTAGCGCGTACCGGAGGAACAGTTTCTGTTTTGTATGACAATTACAGAGAGAATATTTACGCTTAAATTATACATCCACCCTTTAGAGCAATATAATTTTATTCTTTTGAAAAGCATTTCCCACTTCATAATTTTAGCAAAACTCTTTAATGCAAAAATAAAAAAACAACATGAAAAAAACAGACGCCATGCATTAGGATCAACGTCTTATCGTCCTTTCGTCCATAAAGCACGGGTTTCAGCACAAAAATCAGCATAACATCCTTCTTCAATGGCATCACGAATTCCTTGCATAAGCTGCTGATAGTAAAAAAGATTATTCCAAGTTAACAACATACCACCAAGAGATTCGCCAGATCTAATCAAATGATGCAAATAAGCACAACTATAATCATTTGCCGCAGGACAAAGTGACTGCGGATCAAGAGGATGTGGGTCCTCTGCATAACGCGCATTGCGCAAATTAATTCTCCCAAAGCGCGTAAAAGCTAAACCATGGCGCCCTGCACGTGTCGGCATAACACAATCAAACATATCAATACCACGAGCAACACTTTGTAAAATATCATCAGGTGTACCAACCCCCATGAGATAACGTGGCTTATCCTCTGGCAAAATTGGACAAGTAACATCCAATACAGCTGTCATAACATTCTGCGGTTCACCAACTGCCAACCCTCCAATAGCATAGCCTTTTAAACCCATCTCTTTCAATGCTTGGGCAGACCGTTCACGCATTTTCATATTATCACCGCCTTGAACAATACCAAACAATGCTTTATCTGGCTGATCACCAAAAGCTGTTTTACAACGCTGCGCCCACCGCAATGAAAGTTCCATAGCAGATTCTACTTCTTTTTCACTTGCAGGTAATGCAATACATTGATCTAGCTGCATCTGTATATCAGAGTTAAGAAGCCCTTGAATCTCAATAGAACGCTCTGGACTCATTTCATAATACGCTCCATTAATATAAGAGCGAAAAATCACGCTTTGTTCGGTAATTTTACGGATTCCCGCCAGCGACATAACCTGAAATCCACCAGAATCCGTTAAAATAGGTCCATGCCAACGTGAAAAATGATGTAAGCCCCCTAAACGCGCAACACACTCAGCTCCTGGACGCAGCATTAAATGATAAGTATTACCCAAAATGATATCTGCTCCAAGAGCACGTATTTGATCCATATACATAGCTTTAACGGTTCCAGCCGTTCCAACAGGCATAAATGCCGGTGTACGAATACACCCACGTCCCGTTATAATTTCGCCTCGACGTGCAGACCCATCTTGAGCAATTTTTCTATAATGAAATGTCTTTATCATCACTCTCGTCTTTTCGCTTCCATAAATCCATATTGTTATAAGAAAGAAAAGCTATACCTCTCTTACCAGCAACAGCATAAACTTTATGGATTGATTCTTTATTTGCTAAATAGTGTCACTAGCATAAAAAAATTAAACAAGATAAAGAAAGTTCTGTTATCAAGCGATGAGCACAATCAAAGCGATAATCTCATTTCTCAGAAGGAACCTGACAACATAACACCTCAAGAGACTACGCTCACTTACCATAATTTTAAATAATTTTGAAACTACTTTTCAACAATAACGACCCTATTCCCATACACTTTAACTACCAACAATGTCTAAAGAATTTTGCATTAATAGAAGGAACTCTAAATATCGAGTATAGCCTCAGATAGGTTTCACTTTTACAGATAAAAAAATTGCGCTTATATATACATGTAAATAGCCTAAAGCTATCCAGTGATCTCCTAATAAAATGCAAATTGTTAGAGAATGCTTTGTCACTTTTTTACAAGTAAAAAGAACTTCACATTTTTACCTTCAATACCTAAACACACTGTGACCACAATATGAGAGCAGCAATATATTTACGTTGAAAAAGCACATCATAGCTAAACATCAAGAGTATATCTTATTGCTATACCCCAATGACCTTATATCGTTTAAATGAATATTTGCCTTC
Coding sequences within it:
- the tgt gene encoding tRNA guanosine(34) transglycosylase Tgt translates to MIKTFHYRKIAQDGSARRGEIITGRGCIRTPAFMPVGTAGTVKAMYMDQIRALGADIILGNTYHLMLRPGAECVARLGGLHHFSRWHGPILTDSGGFQVMSLAGIRKITEQSVIFRSYINGAYYEMSPERSIEIQGLLNSDIQMQLDQCIALPASEKEVESAMELSLRWAQRCKTAFGDQPDKALFGIVQGGDNMKMRERSAQALKEMGLKGYAIGGLAVGEPQNVMTAVLDVTCPILPEDKPRYLMGVGTPDDILQSVARGIDMFDCVMPTRAGRHGLAFTRFGRINLRNARYAEDPHPLDPQSLCPAANDYSCAYLHHLIRSGESLGGMLLTWNNLFYYQQLMQGIRDAIEEGCYADFCAETRALWTKGR